In Zingiber officinale cultivar Zhangliang chromosome 8B, Zo_v1.1, whole genome shotgun sequence, a single genomic region encodes these proteins:
- the LOC122017723 gene encoding protein YIPF5 homolog — MAKEFPVPQVVFPSSDGNLNVRPRIHQSGPAFKPPRPDIPAPSNPNIPFVSFDVGAAQASSSFSASVFAASASGGGSISSSGSFEDEPPLLEELGINTRQIWRKTVSILNPIRLKPDLHEDADLAGPFIFLMAFGLFQLLAGKFHFGIILGWVTVAAAFLYVVFNMLEGRNGNLDLYRCLSLVGYGMLPMVILSAMSLFVTHDGPAIFAIAAVFVLWSTRVCTGLLVELASGGDGHRSLIAYACWLVYMLFSLLIVF; from the coding sequence ATGGCCAAGGAGTTCCCCGTCCCGCAGGTGGTATTCCCCTCCTCCGACGGAAATCTTAACGTCCGCCCTCGGATCCACCAGTCCGGTCCGGCCTTCAAACCGCCGCGCCCCGACATCCCTGCCCCCTCCAACCCTAACATCCCCTTCGTGTCCTTCGACGTCGGCGCCGCCCAGGCCTCGTCCTCCTTCTCTGCCTCAGTCTTCGCGGCATCTGCTTCTGGCGGCGGATCCATCTCCTCCTCCGGCTCTTTCGAAGACGAGCCGCCGCTCCTCGAGGAGCTCGGCATCAACACCCGCCAAATCTGGCGCAAGACCGTTTCGATCCTGAACCCTATCCGTTTGAAGCCCGATCTCCACGAGGATGCTGATCTCGCCGGCCCGTTCATCTTCCTCATGGCGTTCGGCCTGTTCCAGCTTCTCGCGGGGAAATTCCACTTTGGGATCATCTTGGGGTGGGTAACCGTCGCAGCGGCCTTCCTCTACGTGGTCTTCAATATGCTCGAAGGGAGGAATGGGAACTTGGATCTCTACCGATGTTTGAGCTTGGTTGGATACGGCATGCTGCCGATGGTGATCCTCTCGGCCATGTCTCTCTTTGTGACTCATGATGGCCCTGCGATCTTCGCGATTGCAGCGGTGTTTGTGCTGTGGTCAACGAGGGTTTGTACGGGGCTTCTTGTGGAGCTGGCGTCAGGAGGGGATGGGCACAGGAGTCTCATAGCCTACGCTTGCTGGCTGGTCTACATGCTTTTCTCTCTGCTCATTGTATTCTGA